The nucleotide sequence CGCTAGTGCGGGTGTTGCTGTGGCACGTGCACGGGTCGTGGACGACGTCCTTCGTGCAGGGCGGGCACGAGTACGTGCTCCCGCTGGTGGACGACCGTGGCCCGGACGGGCGGGGGCGGGCGCAGACCTGGAGCTGGCCCAGCTCGGCGGTGGAGGTGGCGCCCGACCGGCTGCCCGAGCACGGCGTGGACGTGGTGGTGCTGCAGCGCCCGCACGAGGCGGAGCTGCTGCAGCGGTGGACGGGGCTGCGCGCCGGGGTGGACGTGCCCGCGGTGTACGTCGAGCACAACGCCCCCACGGCCGCCGCGCCGGGCAGCCGCCACCCGTTGGCGGAGCAGGCCGCGATCCCCGTCGTGCACGTCACCCGGTTCAACCAGCTGATGTGGGACTGCGGCGCCGCGCCCACCACCGTGCTGGAGCACGGCGTGGTGGACCCGGGCCCGCTCTACACCGGCGAGCGCGCGTCGCTGGGCGTGGTGGTCAACGAGCCGGTCCGGCGCTGGCGGGTGGCCGGTACCGACGTGCTGCTGCGCGTCGCCAGGGACGTCGACGTCGAGGTGTACGGCATGGGCATGTCCGCCCTGCTCGAGCGGGCGCCCCAGCTGCACGGGCGGGTGCACGAGAACCTGCCGCAGGCGCGGATGCACGCCGAGCTGGCCCGGCACCGCGCCTACCTGCACCCGTACCGCTGGACCAGCCTGGGCCTGGCCCTGGTGGAGGCGATGACCCTCGGCCAGCCGGTGCTCGCGCTGGCGACCACCGAGGCCCCGGAAGCGGTTCCGGCGGCGGCCGGGGTGGTGACCAACGACCTCACCACCCTGGTGCGGACCGCGCGCCGGTGGATGCGGGATCCCCAGGAGGCGCGCGAGCGCGGAGCCGCCGGGCGCAGCCACGCGCTGCGCCGCTTCGGCCTGCCGCGGTTCCTCGACGACTGGGACGCGGTGTTCGCGGGGGTTGTTGCCGGCCAGGAGGTTGCCTGATGAAGATCGCCATGGTGTCCGAGCACGCCAGTCCACTGGCCACCCTCGGTGGGACCGACGCCGGGGGGCAGAACGTGCACGTGGCTGCGCTGGCCCGGGCGCTGGCCGCACGGGGCCACCGGGTGGACGTCTACACCCGCCGGGACAGCACCACCCAGGCGGAGCGGGTGACGCTGTGCGCCGGGGTGGACGTGGTGCACGTGCCGGCCGGTCCACCGGTGGCCATGGCCAAGGACGAGCTGCTGCAGCACATGCCGGCGTTCGGCGAGTGGCTGACCACCGCGTGGACCCGCACGCCCCCGGACGTGGTGCACGCGCACTTCTGGATGTCCGGCGTCGCCGCGCTCGCCGCCGCGCGGGCCGTGGGGGTGCCGGTGGTGCAGACCTTCCACGCCCTCGGCTCGGTGAAGCGCCGCCACCAGGGGCTGGCGGACACCAGCCCCCGCTCGCGGGTGCGCACCGAGGCCGCGCTGGCCCAGCAGGTGGACTGCGTGGTGGCCACCTGTGCCGACGAGGTGACCGAGCTGGCCGCGCTGGGGGCGCCGCTGGAGCGGGTGCGGGTGGTGCCGTGCGGGGTGGACGTGCAGCACTTCTGCCCGGCGGGCCCCCCGTGGCGGGGCGACCCGGCGGGGCTGCGTCCGGCCGGCGTGCCGCGGCTGGTGTGCGTCGGCCGGCTGGTGGAGCGCAAGGGGGTGGACACCGCGGTGCGGGCCCTGGCTCAGCTGCCCGGGGTGGAGCTGCTGGTGGCCGGTGGCCCGCCCGCGGCGCAGCTGCCCGAGCACGCCGAGGCCCAGCGGCTCAGCGCGCTGGCCGCGCAGCTGGGGGTGGCCGAGCGGGTGCACCTGCTGGGCGAGGTCTCCCCCACCGACGTGCCTGCCCTGCTGCGCTCGGCGGACGTGGTGGTGACCACGCCCTGGTACGAGCCGTTCGGCATCGTGCCGCTGGAGGCGATGGCGTGCGGGCGGCCGCTGGTGGGCAGCGCGGTGGGCGGGCTGCTGGACACGGTGCAGCCGGGCACCACGGGCGTGCTGGTGCCCCCGCGGGAGCCGGACGCCCTGGTCGCGGCGCTGACTCCCCTGCTGGCGGACCCGCCACGGCGGACGCGCCTCGGCGCGGCGGCTCGGCGCCGCGCGGTGCACCGCTACAGCTGGGACCGGGTGGCCGCGGAGACCGAGGATGCCTACGCCACCGTGTGCACCGGGCAGCGCGAGCCGGCGGAGGCGCTGTGAGCAGCGACTGGGTGCGCCAGCACGTGGCGGACCTGACGGCGGCGCTGCACGAGCTGGAGCGCGACGCCGCGCTGGTGCAGGCGTGGGGTGTCGAGCTGGCCCGGCTGCTGCCCGGCGGCGGACGGCTGCTGGTGGCCGGCAACGGGGGCAGCGCCGCCGAGGCTCAGCACCTCACCGCCGAGCTGGTGGGCCGCTACGTGGACGAGCGGCAGCCGCTGTCCGCGCTGTGCCTGAGCGCGGAGACCTCCAGCCTCACGGCGATCCTCAACGACTACGGCGCCGAGGAGGTGTTCGCCCGCCAGGTGCAGGCGCACGGCCGGGCCGGCGACGTCCTGCTGCTGCTGTCCACCAGCGGGGCCAGCCCCAACGTGCTCTGCGCGGCCGAGCGGGCCCGCGCGGCCGGGCTGCGGGTGTGGGCGCTCACCGGGCCGCGTCCCAACCCGCTGGCCGAGCTGGCCGACGAGGCGGTGGCGGTGGCGGCCCCGAGCACCTCCACGGTGCAGGAGGTGCACCTGGTGGCGGTGCACGCGCTGTGCGCCGCCGTCGACTCCCGCCTGCCCACCCGGCCCCGGGGCGCCCCCGCCGCGATGCCGGTGGCCTCGGCATGAGCCGGCGCATCGTGGTGGTGGGCGACGTGCTGCTCGACCGCGACCTGCTGGGCACGGTGCAGCGGGTGTGCCCGGACGCGCCGGTCCCGGTGGTGGACGTCACGGGGGTGCGGGAGAGTCCCGGCGGCGCCGGGCTGACGGCCCTGCTGTGCACGGCCGCGGACACCGAGGTGGTGCTGGTGGCGCCGGTGGCCGCCGACGACGCCGGTGCGCGCCTGGCCCGGCTGCTGCGGGCCGAGGTGGAGCTGGTGGCCCTGCCGCACGCCGGCGGCACCCGGCGCAAGACCCGGGTGCGCTGCGCCGGGCAGTCGCTGCTGCGCCTGGACGACGGCGGGCCCGGCACCCCGGTCGACCCGCCGCTGTCCCTGGTGAGCGCCGCGCTGGCCGGCGCGGACGTGGTGCTGGTGGCCGACTACGGCGGGGGCACCACCCACCACGCGGGCCTGCGTGCGCTGCTGGCCGAGGCCGCCGCCCGCCGACCGCTGGTGTGGGACCCGCACCCGCGCGGTGGTGCTCCGGTGCCGGGCACCGCGCTGGTCACGCCCAACCGCGCGGAGGCCGCCCACGCCTGTGCAGTCCCGTCCACCAGCACCGCAGCCCCGTCCAGCACCCCCGATGCCCTCGCCGTGGCGCTGCGGACGCAGTGGCAGGCCCGCGCCGTCTGCGTCACCGCCGGCAGCGACGGCGCCTACCTCGCGCTGTCCGCCAGCGAGCCGATGTACGTCCCCGCACCCGTGGTGGCCGGCGGTGACCCGTGCGGGGCCGGCGACCGCTTCGCCGCCTCGGCCGCGCTGTCCCTGGCCCACGGAGCGGTGCTCTCGGAGGCGGTGGTGGACGCCGTCGCCGACGCCTCCGCGTGGGTGCGCGCCGGCGGCGCGGCCGGCTACCGAGCTCGCCCGCCCCAGCCGCCCGCCGCCGACGCAGCCGGCCTGGGCCCCGTCCAGCCCACCGCGGCGGAGGTGGTCGCCCGGGTGCGCGCCCGCGGCGGGACCGTGGTGGCCACCGGCGGCTGCTTCGACCTGGTGCACGCCGGGCACGTCGCGTGCCTGGAGGCGGCGCGCCGCCTGGGGGACGCGCTCGTGGTGCTGCTCAACTCCGACGAGTCGGTGCGCCGGCTCAAGGGCCCGTCGCGGCCGGTGGTCACCCAGGACGACCGGGCCCGGGTGCTGCAGTCGCTGGCCAGCGTGGACGCCGTCGCGGTGTTCACCGAGGACGACCCGCGGGCCGCGCTGGCGCAGCTGCGCCCGGACGTGTGGGCCAAGGGCGGCGACTACGGCGGCACCCCGCTGCCGGAGACCGCCCTGGTGCGCTCCTGGGGCGGACGCGTGGTGCTGCTGCCCTACCTCGACGGGCGCTCCACCACCGCCCTGCTCGCCGCCCAGCCCAGCTCCCAGCCCAACCTGGAGGTTTCGTGACCGCAGCAGGCAACGGCACCACCCCGCTCGCGCCGCGCGAGCTCGGCACGGTCTACGTCACCGGCGGGTCCAGCGGTCTCGGTGCCGCCGTGGTGGCGGCGGTGTGCGCCCAGGGCGGCCGAGCTGCGGTGATCGACCGCGTCGCACCCCAGGCCGACGTCCCGCACGTGCGGGCCGACCTCGCCGACAGCACCGCCGCCGAGGCAGCCGTCGCCGAGCTGGTGCAGCGGGTGGGCCCACCCACCGCCGTGGTCACCGCGGCCGGCACCGACGCCTGCGGCGGCCTGGACGAGGTGCCCACCGAGACGTGGGAGCGGGTGGTGCGGGTCAACCTCTTCGGCACCGTGGCGGTGGTCCGCGCCTGCCTGCCGCACCTGCGGGCCAGCCGCGGCACCGTGGTGACGGTGGCCTCCACCCTCGGGATCAAGGCCGTCGGCGACGCCACCGCCTACTGCGCCTCCAAGTTCGGCGTGGTCGGCTTCACCCGGGCGCTGGCCACCGAGCTGGCCGGCACGGTCGGGGTCACCCTGCTGATCCCCGGCGGCATGAGCACCGCGTTCTTCGACGGCCGCACCGAGCAGTACCGGCCGGGTCCGGACGCCGTCCTCAACGACCCGGCGCACACCGCGGCCACCGTGGTGATGGCCCTGCGGCAACCGGTGGGCTCGGAGGTCCGCGAGCTGGTGGTGGCCACCTCCACCGAGCCGTCCTGGCCGTGACCCCGACGGTGCTCGCGCTGCGGGCCCTCGGCCTCGGCGACGCCCTCACCGGGGTGCCCGCGCTGCGCGGGCTGCGCCGGGCGTTTCCCGCCCACCGCCTGGTGCTCGCCGCCCCCGAGCCCGTCGGTGCCTGGCTGCACCACCGCGGCGTGGTGGACGCGGTGCTGCCCACCGCAGGGCTGGCGCCGCTGCACTGGGAGGGCCCTGCCCCGGTGGCGGTGAACCTGCACGGCCACGGCCCGCAGAGCCACCGACTGCTGCAGGCCCTGCGCCCGCAGCAGCTCATCGCCTTCGGCTGCCCCGCCGCCGACCACCTCGGGCCCGCGTGGCGGGCCGACGAGCACGAGGTGCTCCGCTGGTGCCGGCTGGTGCGCAGCGCCGGTGGGGACTGCGGGCCGGAGGACCTGCGTCTGAGCCACCCCGCCGGCGCCACCCGCTCGCCGGACACCGTGGTGGTGCATCCCGGCGCGGCCTCGGGCTCACGCCGCTGGCCGGTGGAGCGCTGGGCCCCGGTGGCGCGCGCACTGCTCGCCCAGGGCTACCAGGTGGTGCTCACCGGCAGCCGCGCCGAGGCCGGGCTCTGCGCCCGCATCGCCGAGCAGGCGCCGGGTGCGCGCAGCACCGCCGGGCGGCTGGACCTGGCGGCGCTCACCGCCTGCGTGGCCGGAGCGGGCGTGGTGCTGTGCGGCGACACCGGGGTGGCCCACCTGGCCACGGCGCTGGCCACCCCGTCGGTGCTGCTGTTCGGACCCACCCCGCCGCACCGCTGGGGCCCGGCCGTCGACCCGCACCTGCACACCGTGCTGTGGCCGGGTGATCCTGCCACTCCCGCCTGGGGCGATCCGCACGCCGAGGCGCTCGACCCACGCCTGGCCGCGGTGACCGTGGCGGAGGTGCTGCAGGCGGTGCGCGGCCTGGTGGGCGGGCCGGTCAGGCCGACTGCCGCGCGGCCTGGCTGAACCACTCCACCGTCCGCGCCAGGCCCTGGGGCCAGGACACCTCCGGGCGCCAGCCCAGGGTGTGCTCGGCGAGGGTGGTGTCCGGCCGCCGCACCTGGGGGTCGTCCACCGGACGTCCGACGTGCTCGACGGTGGAGCGTGACCCGGTCGCCGCCACCACGTCCTCGGCGATCTGCCGCACGGTCAGCTCGGTGGGGTTGCCGATGTTCATCGGGCCGGGGTGCCCGCTCCCGGCCAGCGCGAGGATCCCCGCGATCAGGTCGGAGACGTAGCACACCGACCGGGTCTGCAGCCCGTCCCCGGCGACCGTCAGCGGCTGCCCGGCCAGCGCCTGGCGGATGAAGGTGGGGATGGCGCGGCCGTCGTGCGGGCGCATCCGGGGGCCGAAGGTGTTGAAGATCCGCACGATGGCGGTGTCCACGTCGCAGCTGCTGCGGTAGGCCACCGTCATGGCCTCGGCGTAGCGCTTGGCCTCGTCGTACACCCCGCGCGGGCCCACCGGGTTGACGTGGCCCCAGTAGCTCTCCGGCTGGGGGTGCACCTGGGGGTCGCCGTAGACCTCGGAGGTGGAGGCCAGCAGGAAGCGCGCACCCTTGTCCTTGGCCAGGCCGAGAGCGTGCAGCGTGCCGATGGCCCCCACCTTGAGCGTCTCGATGGGCAGCGTCAGGTAGTCCACCGGCGAGGCGGGCGAGGCGAGGTGCAGCACCAGGTCGACCGGACCGGGCACGTGCACGAAGTCGGTGACGTCGCAGCGCACCAGCCGGAAGCGCGGGTCGTCGAGGAGGTGGGCGACGTTGCCGGGGCTGCCGGTGAGGAAGCTGTCCAGGCAGACCACCTCCGCGCCGCGCCGCAGCAGCTCCTCGCACAGGTGGCTGCCCAGGAACCCGGCGCCGCCCGTCACCACCACCCGCTCGACGTCCCGAGCCGCGTGGGACGTGCGGGACCCGAGGTCACCCCCTGATGCACCCATGGACCACAGGTACCAGCCGTGCCGACCCCCCGCGACTCGACCGCAGGGGGTCGACCGCAGGGGACTCGACCGCAGGGCGGGCCGTCCGGCAGCTCCACCCACCCACCGGGGTCACGGTGCGGCGGTCTCGCCCACCATCGCTGCCAGGCCGTCGCCGGGTCCGACGACGCTCACCGGTTCCGGTTCCCACCACCGCCGCAGCACCCGAGCCACCCCGTCCTCGGTGTTGGCGTCGGTGACCACGTCAGCCACGGCCCGGACCGAGGCGTGGGCGTTGCCCATGGCCACGCCGCAGCCCGCCCACCGCAGCATCGACACGTCGTTGGGCATGTCGCCGAAGGCGAGCACCCGCTGGGCCTGCACCCCGTGGTAGCGGGCCACCATCGCCAGCCCGGCTGCCTTGCTCACCCCGGCCGGCAGGATCTCCACCAGGCCGTCGCCGGTGGAGCAGGTCAGTCCCACGCTCTCCGGCAGCCGCGGGGCCAGCACGTCGGCCACGTCCTGGCTGCTCAGGCCGCACTGGCGCACCAGCAGCTTCACCGCCGGCTCGGCGCAGAGCTCGGCCAGGGAGACCTCGAGGTTGTCCGCGCTGGGCCAGTGGTGGGCACGGCGCGGAACCCACACCTCGTCGCGGGTCGACGGCTCGGGGTGCCCCAGGCGGTCGACGGCGAGGCCGCACCCCGGCAGCGCGGCCAGGGCCACCTCCGCCACCTCGGCCAGCACCGGCTGCTCCAGGCAGCGCTTCCACAGCACCCGCAGCGTCGCGGTGTCGAAGAGCACCGCGCCGTTGGCGCAGACGGCGAGCGGGGCGATGCCGAGCTGGTCGGTCACCGGCAGCACCCACTGCGGGGGACGTCCCGTGACCGGCACGAAGGGGACCTGCGAGGTCACCAGCGCACGCACCCCCGCGATGGTCGCCGGGCTGACCAGCCCGTCAGCGCCCAGCAGCGTCCCGTCCAGGTCGCTGGCCACCAGGTGCGGCAGCGGTGCGGCAGGTGGGTTCACCGGAGTCGCAGCAGCCCCCGGATCAGATGGTGACATCGGCACCCAGACCACGGAACTGGTTCTCCTTGAACTCGCGAAAGCCGGGGATGCGCTCGCACGCGCGGTGCCAGTTGGGGTTGGTCTTCTTGTCCCGCTTGTAGCCGTAGGTGCCCACCCCGGCGTCTGCCGGCTCCTGGTGGAACACCCGCAGGTTCGGTGAGTACTCGGGCACGCAACCGGCAACGGTGATCATCCGGTGGGCGAAGTCGGCGTCCTCGTAGCCCCAGACCCCGTCGAACTCCTCGTCGTGACCGCCGATCTCCCGGGCCTTGGCCACGGGGTACAACAGGTTGCCCGCGTGCATGAACGCCCAGGGCTGCGGCACCTCCGGCAGCGCCACCATGTCCGGCATCCTTCGATCCTGCGGCAGCCCGTAGTTGGACACGCTGCCCACGGTCGGCAGCAGGTCCAGCACGCTCACGTCCCGCATGATGTGGGCGGGGCTGAGCGCGGCACAGGAGACGAAGACCCGCTCACCCGTGCAAATCCTGCTCTGCCCGCCCCGGGCGACGTACTGCAGCGCCGCGACCAGGTACCCCTCCTGCAGCACGCAGTCGGAGTCCAGGGACAGCACCCACTGGGCTCGGGTGAGCCGGAGGGCCAGGTTGCGCGCCCGGCAGAGCGCGAACGGGTGCGGCAGCTGGGGCTGCTGCACCAGGGTCAGCTGCATCCGGCTGGAGAACTGCCGGTGGAGCCGCTCGAGGGAGTCGACGTCGGAGTTGTTGTCGACCAAGATCACCTCGACGCGGTCCAGGGCAGGGCCCTGCCCGGCGATGCCGGCCAACGTCCTGGCGAGCAGGTCGGCGTCGTTGTGGCAGGGGATGGTGATGGCGATCAGCGGTGCTTCTGTTGCGGCCATGGCGCTCCACAGGAGAGAGGGAGGGTGCCGCCGGGGTGCACTCACCCGACGTGGGGTGTGCCGATGGCTACAGCTTCCCCATGACCAACGCTACGGTGGCGCCCCGGAACCCGCTCAACGAGAAGACGTCTCGGCGAACTCGTAGTCGATGTCGGTGAAGGAGTCGACCGCGAGGACGTAGCAGAACCGCAGCACGGACTCGCCTCGCTCGCCGTGGTTCCAGGGTGGGACGGCTGGGCCCGCGCTGCTCGGCGCAGTGGCCTTCGTCGCAGCACCGCGCTGCTGCGCCCCGCCAGCGCGCCGATGCCGCTCGGGCAGTGCATCCTTGGGCGCCATGACCCCCCCACAGCAGAAGACCGGTGAGGAGACCCACTACGAGGCCGTGGTGGTGGGAGGCGGCTTCGCCGGGCTCACTGCCGCACTGTGGCTGGGCCGGTTCCACCGACGGACGCTGGTCCTCTCGGCCGGACCGTCCCGCAACGCGCCGGCGCAGGTCGCGCACGGCTACCCCGGCTTCGACGGTGCCAACCCCGGGGAGCTGCTGGACAAGCTCGAGGCGGAGGTGGACCAGTACCCCAGCGTCACCCGACGCACCGCGTGGGTGGACACCGCCGCCCAGGACGGCGACCAGTTCTGCATCACCGCCGGTGAGCTGGCGGTCACAGCTGACCGAGTGGTTCTGGCCACCGGCATCCGCGACGTGCAGCCGGACCTGCCCGGCTTCGCCGACTACGAGGGCAGGAGCATCTGGCACTGCCCCGCCTGCGACGGCTACGAGTACACCGGCAAGCCGATCGTGGTGGTGGGCAACGGGGAGCACGTCGCCGGGTACGCCCAGGAGCTCATGCCCTACGCCGACCCGCTCACCATCGTCACCCTCGGCTCCACCCTGGCCGGCTCCGCCGAGGACCTCGCCGCGCTGGCGCCCCGCGGCATCGAGGTGCACGAGCAGGCGATCCACCGCCTGCACGGGGCCGACGGGCAGCTGGAGGCAGTGGAGCTGGCCGACGGCACCGTGCTGGAGGCGGCGGCGGTGTTCTA is from Rhodococcus sp. X156 and encodes:
- a CDS encoding glycosyltransferase: MRVLLWHVHGSWTTSFVQGGHEYVLPLVDDRGPDGRGRAQTWSWPSSAVEVAPDRLPEHGVDVVVLQRPHEAELLQRWTGLRAGVDVPAVYVEHNAPTAAAPGSRHPLAEQAAIPVVHVTRFNQLMWDCGAAPTTVLEHGVVDPGPLYTGERASLGVVVNEPVRRWRVAGTDVLLRVARDVDVEVYGMGMSALLERAPQLHGRVHENLPQARMHAELARHRAYLHPYRWTSLGLALVEAMTLGQPVLALATTEAPEAVPAAAGVVTNDLTTLVRTARRWMRDPQEARERGAAGRSHALRRFGLPRFLDDWDAVFAGVVAGQEVA
- a CDS encoding glycosyltransferase — protein: MKIAMVSEHASPLATLGGTDAGGQNVHVAALARALAARGHRVDVYTRRDSTTQAERVTLCAGVDVVHVPAGPPVAMAKDELLQHMPAFGEWLTTAWTRTPPDVVHAHFWMSGVAALAAARAVGVPVVQTFHALGSVKRRHQGLADTSPRSRVRTEAALAQQVDCVVATCADEVTELAALGAPLERVRVVPCGVDVQHFCPAGPPWRGDPAGLRPAGVPRLVCVGRLVERKGVDTAVRALAQLPGVELLVAGGPPAAQLPEHAEAQRLSALAAQLGVAERVHLLGEVSPTDVPALLRSADVVVTTPWYEPFGIVPLEAMACGRPLVGSAVGGLLDTVQPGTTGVLVPPREPDALVAALTPLLADPPRRTRLGAAARRRAVHRYSWDRVAAETEDAYATVCTGQREPAEAL
- a CDS encoding SIS domain-containing protein, with protein sequence MADLTAALHELERDAALVQAWGVELARLLPGGGRLLVAGNGGSAAEAQHLTAELVGRYVDERQPLSALCLSAETSSLTAILNDYGAEEVFARQVQAHGRAGDVLLLLSTSGASPNVLCAAERARAAGLRVWALTGPRPNPLAELADEAVAVAAPSTSTVQEVHLVAVHALCAAVDSRLPTRPRGAPAAMPVASA
- a CDS encoding PfkB family carbohydrate kinase — encoded protein: MSRRIVVVGDVLLDRDLLGTVQRVCPDAPVPVVDVTGVRESPGGAGLTALLCTAADTEVVLVAPVAADDAGARLARLLRAEVELVALPHAGGTRRKTRVRCAGQSLLRLDDGGPGTPVDPPLSLVSAALAGADVVLVADYGGGTTHHAGLRALLAEAAARRPLVWDPHPRGGAPVPGTALVTPNRAEAAHACAVPSTSTAAPSSTPDALAVALRTQWQARAVCVTAGSDGAYLALSASEPMYVPAPVVAGGDPCGAGDRFAASAALSLAHGAVLSEAVVDAVADASAWVRAGGAAGYRARPPQPPAADAAGLGPVQPTAAEVVARVRARGGTVVATGGCFDLVHAGHVACLEAARRLGDALVVLLNSDESVRRLKGPSRPVVTQDDRARVLQSLASVDAVAVFTEDDPRAALAQLRPDVWAKGGDYGGTPLPETALVRSWGGRVVLLPYLDGRSTTALLAAQPSSQPNLEVS
- a CDS encoding SDR family oxidoreductase, with protein sequence MTAAGNGTTPLAPRELGTVYVTGGSSGLGAAVVAAVCAQGGRAAVIDRVAPQADVPHVRADLADSTAAEAAVAELVQRVGPPTAVVTAAGTDACGGLDEVPTETWERVVRVNLFGTVAVVRACLPHLRASRGTVVTVASTLGIKAVGDATAYCASKFGVVGFTRALATELAGTVGVTLLIPGGMSTAFFDGRTEQYRPGPDAVLNDPAHTAATVVMALRQPVGSEVRELVVATSTEPSWP
- a CDS encoding glycosyltransferase family 9 protein, yielding MTPTVLALRALGLGDALTGVPALRGLRRAFPAHRLVLAAPEPVGAWLHHRGVVDAVLPTAGLAPLHWEGPAPVAVNLHGHGPQSHRLLQALRPQQLIAFGCPAADHLGPAWRADEHEVLRWCRLVRSAGGDCGPEDLRLSHPAGATRSPDTVVVHPGAASGSRRWPVERWAPVARALLAQGYQVVLTGSRAEAGLCARIAEQAPGARSTAGRLDLAALTACVAGAGVVLCGDTGVAHLATALATPSVLLFGPTPPHRWGPAVDPHLHTVLWPGDPATPAWGDPHAEALDPRLAAVTVAEVLQAVRGLVGGPVRPTAARPG
- a CDS encoding UDP-glucuronic acid decarboxylase family protein; the protein is MGASGGDLGSRTSHAARDVERVVVTGGAGFLGSHLCEELLRRGAEVVCLDSFLTGSPGNVAHLLDDPRFRLVRCDVTDFVHVPGPVDLVLHLASPASPVDYLTLPIETLKVGAIGTLHALGLAKDKGARFLLASTSEVYGDPQVHPQPESYWGHVNPVGPRGVYDEAKRYAEAMTVAYRSSCDVDTAIVRIFNTFGPRMRPHDGRAIPTFIRQALAGQPLTVAGDGLQTRSVCYVSDLIAGILALAGSGHPGPMNIGNPTELTVRQIAEDVVAATGSRSTVEHVGRPVDDPQVRRPDTTLAEHTLGWRPEVSWPQGLARTVEWFSQAARQSA
- a CDS encoding HAD family hydrolase — its product is MNPPAAPLPHLVASDLDGTLLGADGLVSPATIAGVRALVTSQVPFVPVTGRPPQWVLPVTDQLGIAPLAVCANGAVLFDTATLRVLWKRCLEQPVLAEVAEVALAALPGCGLAVDRLGHPEPSTRDEVWVPRRAHHWPSADNLEVSLAELCAEPAVKLLVRQCGLSSQDVADVLAPRLPESVGLTCSTGDGLVEILPAGVSKAAGLAMVARYHGVQAQRVLAFGDMPNDVSMLRWAGCGVAMGNAHASVRAVADVVTDANTEDGVARVLRRWWEPEPVSVVGPGDGLAAMVGETAAP
- a CDS encoding glycosyltransferase family 2 protein, whose amino-acid sequence is MAATEAPLIAITIPCHNDADLLARTLAGIAGQGPALDRVEVILVDNNSDVDSLERLHRQFSSRMQLTLVQQPQLPHPFALCRARNLALRLTRAQWVLSLDSDCVLQEGYLVAALQYVARGGQSRICTGERVFVSCAALSPAHIMRDVSVLDLLPTVGSVSNYGLPQDRRMPDMVALPEVPQPWAFMHAGNLLYPVAKAREIGGHDEEFDGVWGYEDADFAHRMITVAGCVPEYSPNLRVFHQEPADAGVGTYGYKRDKKTNPNWHRACERIPGFREFKENQFRGLGADVTI
- a CDS encoding NAD(P)/FAD-dependent oxidoreductase, giving the protein MTPPQQKTGEETHYEAVVVGGGFAGLTAALWLGRFHRRTLVLSAGPSRNAPAQVAHGYPGFDGANPGELLDKLEAEVDQYPSVTRRTAWVDTAAQDGDQFCITAGELAVTADRVVLATGIRDVQPDLPGFADYEGRSIWHCPACDGYEYTGKPIVVVGNGEHVAGYAQELMPYADPLTIVTLGSTLAGSAEDLAALAPRGIEVHEQAIHRLHGADGQLEAVELADGTVLEAAAVFYSLGHEPLSELAKQLGCEVGAEGLVVDRRQETTTTGVYAAGDLAPLEELVVVAAAMGAVAANNLHQSLGPGS